In the Rhodospirillaceae bacterium genome, one interval contains:
- a CDS encoding SDR family oxidoreductase, with amino-acid sequence MVQETHKTILITGGAKRIGRALSEALAEDGWNIAIHYFGSSESAEILAHTLQQHGCQVATLYADLSDEDETRKLVASATDALGPLGALVNNASIFEEEQWDEVTSYSWARHLNVNLHAPFILSQDFARALPCESHGIITNIIDQRVFNLTPNFFSYTISKSGLWAMTQTLALALAPRIRVNGVGPGPTLANEHQTEETFMAQARATPLQRKVDVEDIANAVKYLLGASAVTGQMIAVDSGEHLGWAQPVEGRHKDG; translated from the coding sequence ATGGTACAGGAAACGCATAAAACCATTTTGATAACGGGCGGAGCCAAACGTATTGGCCGTGCACTGTCTGAAGCTTTAGCTGAAGATGGATGGAATATTGCCATTCACTATTTCGGCTCAAGTGAAAGCGCTGAAATCTTAGCGCACACTCTTCAACAACATGGCTGTCAGGTCGCAACGCTGTATGCCGACCTCAGTGATGAGGATGAAACACGGAAGTTAGTAGCGTCTGCAACAGATGCCCTTGGTCCCTTGGGTGCCCTAGTTAATAATGCTTCAATTTTTGAAGAAGAACAGTGGGATGAAGTAACCTCCTACTCTTGGGCACGGCATTTGAACGTGAATCTGCATGCCCCCTTTATCTTAAGCCAAGACTTTGCACGTGCATTGCCGTGTGAGTCCCACGGAATCATTACCAATATAATTGATCAAAGGGTGTTCAATCTCACACCAAATTTTTTCTCTTATACCATCAGCAAATCAGGGCTGTGGGCAATGACGCAGACCTTAGCCTTGGCGCTTGCGCCTCGGATACGGGTGAATGGTGTCGGCCCAGGCCCAACACTTGCGAACGAACACCAAACGGAAGAGACATTTATGGCTCAAGCGCGCGCTACTCCGCTTCAACGAAAAGTAGACGTTGAAGATATTGCAAATGCGGTTAAGTATTTGCTCGGTGCATCAGCCGTCACCGGGCAGATGATCGCCGTTGATAGTGGAGAGCACCTTGGATGGGCCCAACCGGTTGAAGGACGACATAAAGATGGCTGA
- a CDS encoding calcium/sodium antiporter, which yields MSQVLPYIYLIIGLVLLSGGADYLIKGAVAVAARFNISPLVVGLTIVALGTSLPELVVCVRAALEGASGIAVGNVVGSNIANILFILGAGAIMCPIAANRAHFIRDSSIMIGATALFIGVAFTGSFGSVSGMIMFALLIAFLFFSYAQGKKHGIDDLSMLDLDEAVPEAIVAPAVAAFWVIGGLAAVALGADLLVNGATTIARRIGVSEEVIGLTMVAVGTSLPELATVAAAAAKRHTDLIVGNVMGSNIFNILGVMGVTAIVEEVPVAHQILSFDVWVMLAAAVILVPFMLSGNTLSKREGLVCLLLYVAYIGIQYAGVENFV from the coding sequence TTGTCGCAAGTCCTTCCTTATATTTATCTGATTATCGGCCTCGTTTTACTGAGCGGTGGTGCGGACTACCTCATTAAGGGGGCGGTGGCGGTAGCCGCTCGTTTCAATATATCGCCTCTGGTTGTTGGTCTAACCATTGTTGCTCTTGGAACCTCTCTCCCTGAATTGGTTGTGTGTGTGAGAGCCGCCTTGGAGGGAGCTTCAGGAATCGCCGTGGGTAACGTAGTGGGGAGCAATATCGCAAACATTCTTTTTATCCTCGGGGCTGGTGCAATAATGTGCCCAATTGCAGCCAACAGAGCGCATTTCATACGTGACAGTTCCATAATGATTGGCGCGACAGCATTATTCATCGGCGTAGCTTTTACAGGGTCGTTCGGTAGTGTTTCCGGAATGATTATGTTTGCACTACTGATCGCTTTTCTGTTTTTTTCTTATGCACAGGGCAAAAAACACGGGATAGACGATCTCAGCATGCTCGACCTTGATGAAGCCGTGCCGGAAGCTATTGTCGCACCGGCTGTTGCTGCTTTCTGGGTTATTGGTGGGCTGGCTGCCGTTGCCTTAGGAGCCGACCTTCTGGTCAACGGCGCAACGACAATTGCGCGCAGGATCGGCGTAAGTGAAGAAGTCATTGGCTTGACGATGGTCGCCGTTGGGACCTCTCTGCCAGAACTGGCCACCGTGGCAGCTGCGGCCGCAAAGCGCCATACCGACCTCATTGTTGGTAATGTGATGGGAAGTAACATCTTTAATATTCTTGGTGTTATGGGTGTAACAGCGATAGTTGAGGAGGTTCCAGTCGCTCATCAGATCTTATCGTTTGACGTTTGGGTCATGCTTGCAGCAGCTGTGATTCTGGTTCCTTTTATGCTCTCTGGTAACACGCTATCCAAACGTGAAGGACTTGTTTGTTTGCTTCTATACGTGGCCTACATTGGCATTCAATACGCAGGCGTTGAGAACTTTGTCTGA